The DNA sequence GGTCGGCGTCGGGTCGGAGGCGTCGTCGCCTGACTCCGACCGGAACAGCAACTACTTCTCCGGAACGATAGACGAGGTACGTGTCTACCATCGCGCACTCTCGGGGAACGAGATTCAGGACATCTATCGGGGGGTCGCGTGATGGACGCCGACGCGCTTCGACGGGTCGCTGACTGGTTTCACGACCGGGAAGGCACCTTTCGTCCGCGAACCGGGGCGGTGTCCGCCATCGCGCGTAAACTCGACGTGGACGCGACGAGGGCGAGCAAACTGGTCGCCGGCCTGACTGGCGACGACGTGGACCCCGTAATAGCGGTCCGCACGCACGAAGAGACGTTCGTCGGAATCCTCGACTACCGTGAAGGCGATGGCTGGTACGGTTACACCGACTACCACGACCTGCGAGGCCCGCACCGCCGCGGCGTCTGCGCTCAGTGCGTCCACGAGGCGACGACCGACGAGGATGTTCGCACCGTCACCACCACGAATGAGGACTGGGACGCTCTCGAAGCGGAACTCGGCGACCACTACGAGCGGGCACATCCGGACGTCGCGCCCGAAACTGTCAACGTCGAGACGGGCGCAATTCTGCGCTCGCGCACGACCGTCGGTGGGAACCGGGTGTGGCACACCGGAAACGACGGTGCCGGGTCGGGATTCGGCGCGGCCAGCGTCGATGGCCTCGACGGGGCGACGCTGAACCGCCGCCACTCCAGCGACGTGGACCGCCACCTCGACCTGAACCGACTCGGACTCCGGGCGTGGTATCGATTCGACCGCGGTTCGGGCGGGACGCTGTACGACTACGTGAACGTCGGTAGCAACCGAAACGGCGAACTCCGCGGTCCTACGTGGGTCTCGGGGCGAAACGGCGGGTCAGCGCTCTCGTTCGACGGGAGCGATGATTACGTGGCTCTCCGGGACTCTTACGCGACGAGCGGCGCACTCGACGAGTTCACCGTCTGTGTGTGGTATCGGTCCAGCGCGTCGAGTCCGACCTGGTCGTTCTACGACTTCGACCGCTCGGAGTACTTCCAGTTCGGCTTCGACAGCGGGGGCGGTGGCGACATCCAATTCGCCACGACGGACCCGGGTAACTCGCAGGACGACATGTACACGTCCGGAACCTCGTGGAACGACGGAAGCTGGCACCTCGCCTGCGCAGTGTACGACGGGACGGACAAGTACATCTACGTGGACGGGTCCGTGGAAGGGGGCAAGTCCGGCCCGCACAACGGAGCGGCTATCGGCACGGGGGTGACTCGGTACGGCTACGTCGGTGCCGGCTCCGAGTCGAACTCGTTCGACGGTAACCGGAACAACAACAACTTCGAGGGCGACATCGACGAGGTTCGGTTCTACACGCGAGCGCTCTCGGGTAGCGAAATACGGGCCATCTACGACGGCGTCGCGTGACCCCCGACGAAAACTGGTATTATATCGACACCTCCTACGAGTGTAATGCAGGTGATACGTAAGCTCCGCCTGCGGACGGTCCTCGGCGAGTCTGCGACACCACGTTACTCACGACAGGAGCGATAGTATGGACCAAACTCGACTCCGAAACGCCACCGACGCGGCCAGCGTCACTATCGACAGGTTGGTCGTCACGTCGTGGTACGACGGTCACGGCGTCGCCGGAGATTACAGTCACAACGTAACTGTCACTCTCACGAACGGGTGGCACTCGTTCCGCGTTCGATACGAGGAAGGCAGTCGTGGCGACGGTGTTTCGGTCGCGTGGCAGACGCCGAGTGACTCCTCCTACTCGGTCATACATCACTCAGTTCAGAATCGGTCAGACGTAACATGACGCAACTCGACGCATCAAAAGTACTCGAACGAGCTGAATCGGAGCGCAAACACGTCCGGTCGTTGCTGCGAGACGCGGCGACCGTATTCCACGAGCGGGAAGGCGAGCTGTTCCCCCGGTCGGACGCCGTCTCGCTACTGGCGGAGGAACTCGACGTGACCCGCGACACCGCCGACAGAGCGGTGAGCGGTCTCGTCGGCGACACCGTCGACCCGGTCGTACAGCTGTCGGCTGACGGCGAACACACCGTCGGCGTCATCGACTACCACGAACACGAGTTCTGGTACGGCTACACCGACTATCACGACGTGTTCGGACGGCGTAAGAAGGGCGTTTGCGGCCAGTGCGTTCGGGAGGCCGCCACCGACAACGAGGTGACGTACGTCGCCGAGGGCGAAGGCCGGCTCACCGACGGCGCGAGTTGGGACGACATCGAAGCACAACTCACGACGCACTTCGAGCGCGCCCATCCCGGAGTCGAGGCCGTCGACGTCCAGACGGGCGCGACCCTCGCCTCCGGTTCGACCATCGCTGGCAACGCCATCATCCACGCTGGCAACGCCTCTTCGAAGGCGAACGCCGACATGGTGGACGGGATGCACGCCAGCGACCTCGCACCGACCCACGACGACGGCTCTACGAAGTGCCACATCGTCGCTACCGAGCGGTTCGGTGCCGAAGGGTCCTCGACCACGAACACCAGTTACGCGACCATCGCAGGCTCGGACCTGACGTTCAACCCCGACGACTACAGGGACGCCGACGGGAACCTCTACTGTCGTTTCTACGCCCACCTCAAACACGGCAACAACTCCGGGACGACGTACGCTCGAATGTACCGCCAGAACGCCGCAAGCGCGGTTTCGGGCACGCAGGTGTCCGTGAGCGCGAGCGACGGCTGGGGAAAAGGTGACTCCGGCTGGGTCAACTTCGGTGACTCTGGCTACGAGTCGTACCACGTTCAGCTCAAATCGAGCGACGGCGAGCCCGTCTCGTACAACTCCATCATCCTCCAACTGGGGGTGCCAGCCTAATGACCACAGACGTAATCATAGAAGACGCGACGCCAGAAGAAGTCGACGAACTCGCTGACGACGGCGAGTGGTACCTCTCGCCCGCGATGCCCCGAGAGGTCCAACGAG is a window from the Halorussus sp. MSC15.2 genome containing:
- a CDS encoding LamG domain-containing protein, producing the protein MDADALRRVADWFHDREGTFRPRTGAVSAIARKLDVDATRASKLVAGLTGDDVDPVIAVRTHEETFVGILDYREGDGWYGYTDYHDLRGPHRRGVCAQCVHEATTDEDVRTVTTTNEDWDALEAELGDHYERAHPDVAPETVNVETGAILRSRTTVGGNRVWHTGNDGAGSGFGAASVDGLDGATLNRRHSSDVDRHLDLNRLGLRAWYRFDRGSGGTLYDYVNVGSNRNGELRGPTWVSGRNGGSALSFDGSDDYVALRDSYATSGALDEFTVCVWYRSSASSPTWSFYDFDRSEYFQFGFDSGGGGDIQFATTDPGNSQDDMYTSGTSWNDGSWHLACAVYDGTDKYIYVDGSVEGGKSGPHNGAAIGTGVTRYGYVGAGSESNSFDGNRNNNNFEGDIDEVRFYTRALSGSEIRAIYDGVA